AAAGTGACATGAACTGTGTGTGGACATTAATACTTAGCACTTAGCTATAGTTATTatatttaacatgtattttaattggattgtatcacttaattatataaattttgatgatttgataaAAACACTTTATATTTAGCGAAACTTTTATTTATGGCTTTTTGTAAGGACAAATTGCATCACAAGATGTAAGTTGTAATACATTACTATACTTTTTGGTGATAGCTAAAGTTATTagttccaaaaataaaaattaaggttTATGACTAGCTGTGGTGTCTGGACTAGCTTGCACACTTCACGAGGATCTACTAGCGTGGAACATTAGTGCAGGAAAATGAGGTTCTATCGATCATCACAAATAGCTATTAGTGCGGAACATCAATGCAGGAAACTGAGTGGCTCCATTGATCGTCACAAGTAGCTACTAGTGCGGAACATTAATGCAGGAAACTCAGTGGCTCTATTGATCGTCACAAGTAGCTACTAGTAGGGAACATCAATACAGGAACCCGAGTGGCTCAATCTATCATCACAAGTACCTATAACTGCGGAACATCAATGCATGAAAATGAGTGGCTCCATCAATCATCACAAGTAGCTACTTGTACGGAACATCAATGCAGAAAACTGAGTGGCTCCATCGGTCATCACAAGTACCTACAACTGCGGAACATCAATGCAGGAAACTGAGTGGCTCCATCGATCATCACAAGTAGCTACTAGTGCGGAACATCAATGCAGGAAACTGAGTGGCTCCGTCGATCATCACAAGCAGCTACTAGTGCGGAACATCAATGCAAGAAACTGAGTGGCTCAATCGATCGATCATCACAAGTACCTACTAATACGGAACATCAATGCAGGGAATTGAGTGGCTTCATCGACCATATAGACTAGACTTGGTTGCAACTTCCACTTCTTTCCTAGGACATTGAAATTGAGAAAGCTTTCAGCTTGAAAATGGTTCGCAGTCCCACTTCCTAGCAAACCACCAAGGCTAAAACCCTTAGAGGTATCAGACATGGTAACTTTCCACTGCAAAGGCTTAGGATTTGATCTTATGATCTCTACCCagcaaaaaaattgttattctaGGCTACACATCAGACAATGAAAAATTAAGGTCAAATACATACACAGATCCCTAAATTTGTTGGGGTTTTACCCTCAGATGTCTCAACTATGtaattttcctattgaatcactgaatcacccataatttgttctttttaaacACCGTTAGCTGATGTGGTACCAGGGATATTGATAGAGGTTACATATGTTGTTCCAGAACTCATTAGTCCAACTGATAGTAAAACTGTtcgagaataattgtgttttactttaaGTCAgttgaacacattagaaaacaaatgagactaatACACAGTTtgtcttcattccttcaatcaaaattattacaatacaaatacaattgaagacatttacaatagaaaaacaCCAAAATCAGCCAACAATGGTACCTGAAGGGAAAAACTCAATACGtcaaaaatgaatataatatgaaattgataACAAATGAGAACTACCGACTGGAATGGCAACTACGGAACACCAATCAGTGATATTTGCTTGGGTATCGATTTTACTATTGCGTTATTAGATAAACCGATAACTAAATAAGAcggtaataatttattatgttaccctttttaattattaaatattaataatttaatacataattagacactgtaattatatcaaatattagTACTCTACCAACTTCACACTAGACCGCTTTACTAGTTTTTACTGTTTACTCAAAACCTAAAGATTAAAGTAACCGATTTACGATTATagctatttgattttagttttagttttagtcttgttggactattttattttagttttagtttgtaattgtaTGTCGTATCATATGCAAGTTGTAAAGATCCATAATTTgatcaacataaaaaatttcatactatATTTCGATGGTATGTAATTATAGCCTTCatactatattttcttttattgatgcaatttcttattatctttcttgttttacTAAATCAAAGTTCTTAGAGAAgtgagaaaatatataatattttaggataaattgaaaattgaatcGATAATAATCAAAAAtcgatatgaaatattttatttatttgttattgaattaacatatctaaaaattgataaatcgaacggataatacataaaatcgaATGGAACTTATGAGGTAACCCTAGTTGGACAACAATTAAGGTACTGAACAAAGAGGGGTATAAGAGtccaaaaaaaaggaatttggaaaaacttaaaaaagtagAAGGGGCGTGCATATGCCTTATTACAACAAAATTAGTGAAAACTTCGAATCGCCGGATTTTCTCGCCGCCGGCCGTTTTCCGACTAGTCCCTACCATGGCGGAGGAAGATAGTGATTTTCTGAGCTTATCCGATCTAGAATCTGAGCTAGATTCAATCTCTATCCCTATGTTCTTCGACAAAAATCGCCATATTTGTTATTTAGAGATGATGCTTGAGCTACTACCTTCACCTTACCAATCGCAGGAGATCAATCGTCTCACTCTTGCTTACTTCGTCGTCTGCGGTCTCGATATCCTTCGCTCTCTCGATCGCGTACGTATTTCTCCCGACCTTTCAGTTCACCGTCGATTAGATATCAACAATGTTTTCTCTGCTCTCAGAGaagtgaaaatatttatatttttgtctaTATGTAGTTAATACTGTTTTTATCACAATTGATATCTGTATTTGCTTCACaattgttatattatatattgcATCTGTGCTGTTTATATGACGCTTTTATAGCCAAAGTCGTTGCTCAGATACCAAATGTAATGTTCTAAACAAAATAAACTCAGATAACTCAACCAAATTCAATTAATATCGCATGAAATTGAATTATCGAGCTAACCACTAATAGAATTATATCAGAAATGAGCCAAGCAGTCCGACAAGGACTCGAATCACAATGAAAGCAATAAAAAACACCTAAATGAGAAAAAATCCAGATATGACTAATCTTCACTCCTATCACAATAATGAAATCATCACCATACCTGAAAAGATGAACCCGATGTTAGGTGAGTGATTTAGGAAGTTTCCGTGGATCACAATTGAGATTGATTGAGAAAATTGTGAGGATATAGAGAAACTAGAATTGGAGAAAGAGAGAAGATGAACACGAGAGAAGATGAACACGAGAGAAGAGAGTATCCTACCAGATTTATGCCTATTCTTTCTTGTTGAATCGGTTTTATATGTGATGACAGGATTAATTTGAGTCGTTGCTTACCTTTTAATCTCGTCATCCACCCGTACTGACTAACTTTTGAATTGTTAATCCCTGTGCTAAACTTCCATATACGCTGGTGTTTGAATAAGTAATCAGCGCAGTACACCCTACTTTTTAGATAGtgcgaaaataaaatttaatgcaGCATAATCAAATTTGAAGCTGTTTGCAAACTGGAAAAGCCTAAAATGCAATAATGATCTAAGTTTAATGTTTAGTAAAGCTGGCTAGCAAAAGTGATATTTTTATTGACTCCAGGTTGACAAAGAAGGGGTGATTAATTGGGTTTTGTCACTGCAAACTCATCTGCAAGACGAAGCTGAACTGAGCAATGGTATGGTTCAGTTAATGTAGAGAAGCGACTTTGATTAGTCAAGCAGGCCTTCTGTTGATAACATTTGAAATTTATTGGGACTTCTGGTTTCGTGCAGGACAATTTTATGGGTTCCATGGTTCTAGAAGTTCTCAGTTTCAACCAAATGACTATGGGGTACAAGAATGTGGTTATTATTAACTATtaattgttgttgaggataaaAAAACTGATCTAGAAAACTTATTCCTTGGGACTTACTGGTCTTATGGTCTGTACACAGAATGCGATCCCAAATTGCAGTCATTTGGCAAGTACTTACTGCGCACTGtccatattgaagactcttggtTATGATTTAACACTAATGGATTCCATGTCAATCatcaaatcaatgaaaaatcTTCAGCAACATGATGGGAGGTACTTTTTATGGCCTTCCTTTCTATTGTTTTCAATTCTTTGATCAGTGCTTCTGAATCTAACATGGCCTCCTTAATTTGTCTCTAACAAAGTTCTTTGTTCTTTGTTACTTCATTAAAACAAAGAAGTTCTTTGTTAAACTTCAAAAACTCTTGATTTTATACGCCATTCCCCCCCCCCTCCTCTCTCGTAGCACGTATGGTAGAAGGTAGAATGGTAAATGCACTCTGTACCCAGGCACCAACCCCATTGGTTCTCAATTTGgagatattattttcttatcttAATATCAGTAACTAGTAAACTTTTGTCCAGCAAAGCATGTTGAAAGAAAATGAATGAGACAAATAGGGGTAATACTATTGGGAAGTCCTACCTCGGGAAAATGGTATACCCCTTTCTAACCTTTACAGACCACCACTTCTGTTATTAGCATTCACAAAGTAGAGCAGCACATTTCAGCTGGTAGGCGTTGTCTATGCAGCATCATATTGATCTAGCTAGAAGTCTGGCATTTTCAGAAAGACAGACAGAACCATCTACTGTTCTAAAACTGAAGCTCCCCATAACCAGGACCTCAACTTGTAAGGATCATGTGGTAAGCACTGTTATGTTAGCTAGAACCATGGCATCTACTGGTCTACTGCAACTAATGCTTAAACCCTTATCCATTTATACCATTGTAGTTCACCAGGGAaagcttcatttcttttgtATGCTACAAGTGAGTTCTAAAACTGAAGCTCCCCTTAACCAGGATCTCAACTTGTAAGGATCATGTGGTGAGCACTGTTCTGTTCGCTAGAACCATGGCATGTTCGATGagttacaataattttttagcTGTTCATGATTGTCAACTGTTAAATGGTTAATTTTTTCAAGAACACTAAAATGTTATCAATTAGGAGTATGGGCTAAAAGGTGAGTGAATGAAATAGAGGGACCAAGTGTTACTCAAGTATGTTTGGGCCTTATTAGTAATATTGCTGGCAAAATTAACCTGCCCAACGTATTTCCTCATTCTCTTCCAATTACTTTTTGATAGAGAATCTATACTTGAGAGTTCTACCCTTTATTCCTGTCTCCTGAAGCTAAGAGTTTGGACATGTGGCATCATCAGGCTCCTTCACCCATACTGCTCAAGGCCACATCAACTGACCATACTGGATGACGAATTTGTATCTTTCTTTCTCTGTGTGCTGCAAGATCTATGTACCGAGTTAACATTTTCTTAGCTCACAACATtaacattttttcaaattgctGTGTTTACTAGAATTTCCACAATCAGGCCCTTATCTACTCTAGGAGTATGATCTTCTTTGCTTATTTTCTACGAAAGCATGATAAGATCCAATAGATTAGACCTACTGGAATGGGCTAGATTTAATTGGTCAACTGATTAGACATCCTTAGAAACATTAAACAATTGCAGTTGGAAAGCTAGTACATACAGATTGTTATATGCATCATTGATTCTGCCAATATGTCTTGAGAGCTATACCATTAGACACATCTTTTACATACAAATACTGATAAAGCTCCTGTACACATGTCCCAACTGTGAAATTAGTTTGTCATATTTCTTCCACCCTCATTTCCTTATCCACAACATATTGAAAAACTTTTACATGCAACTGAGTGTGCCATAAGAATGACCTCAGAAGATATGGGTGTTTATTTATTCCTATTTAGGTTCTTTTTATTAAGTActgcttttttttcttcaacttgcagCTTTATGCCCATTCATAGCGGGGCAGAGACAGACCTCCGCTTTGTATATTGTGCAGGTATAAAGATACTCTGCTATTGAGCTTATTGAACTTAAATACTTTTAGAATGAAAATTGATTTTGCTGATCTGCATACCAGCGGCAATCTCTTCAATGTTGGAAAACTGGAGTGGCATTGACAAAGAGAAAGCCAAGGAGTACATAATAAACTGTCAGGTATATGAGCATCTGTTTTCGCTAAATTTCTTGTTCTGTATCTTTGATATGTTTAGTTTATTGGTTGTAAACAAACCCAgttaagtatttatttttatatagagGAGGTGCGCTAGCTGTCATAGACAGGACTGGTATTAGGGAATTTATTTACTTCCACAGACCATTTGAGCATTCACATCCTTCATTTGAAATTTAGATTTTGTTCAATATTTGTACATTCTCAATTGCAATTTAAGGCTGCCACCTGAAAAACCTCTTGAAACTTTTCAGGATTTAAGGTCTTAGAAACGGTCTAAGTATTATAAATGACACCCTTATGATAAATAAATCTCTCATTCCTTAGGTTATTAATGAGAAGAGTCAATGTTATAGATTCATCACTTGATATTTCATATCATTAGAGTTTTCTTTTGTACTGATTTATTGGTAATGCTTCTCATTTCAAATATTGTTGTCTGGTTCATGCAGTCATACGATGGTGGCTTTGGTTTAACTCCTAGTTCAGAATCACATGGTGAGTGAATACACCCATTGGTGCATCTTGTTTGATCCCTAGTGTTTACCATTCATGCAAGTGATGTCCTACTCTTTTGATGTCTcatattagaattttttaatttgataattttattactaaacagttcatttattccttttttttttggggggggggttggggggggggggtggatTGGTGAGAAATAAACTATTGCAAAGTTCATCTTAAAAATCTAAAATGGGTGGTAGAATTAAAAGGATATTAGGCAAAGCACTTAAGTGGCTCCTTCCATTTGCTGGGAAGTATGTGTATCATTCAATAGGATGATATGTGATAAACATCAGTTAATCCAGCttgtcaaaaaggaaaaaagaaaaaaaagataaatagataAGCGCATCTTTGAATGTTTCCTTCTATGGGCAGCCTGTCAATCGGATTACATATTTTGAATATCTTGAACTTCTTATAAATCATCTATCTTTTCTGATCATTTCCTTTTATCAACTTGGGTCAATAGTTTAAGTGGTAGAGTGAAAGATGATTCATTTGCCTATTAATATAATAGTTCTCATAGAGGGTGATTGTTTAGTATCACAGGTGGTGCCACTTTTTGTGCTGTTGCATCTCTCAGATTGATGGGATTAATTGAAGATGATATATTATCGAAGAATGTATCCTCTTGTTTCATAGACGTGCCCTTGCTTCTAGACTGGTGCCTACAGGTAAAATTTTATCGAATACTGTGTGAACGGTTTCTTATATTGCTCTGCTAAATATGTTTTTCAGTATTCCTCCAAAGATATcagattaaaaaaagtaaagagaGTGTAATGTAGAACAAAGTAAGGAAGTAGGAAAAAAGATCTCCAGCAGCGATGACTATTTGTCAAATTTAATCCTTAAATCTGGTCCTTTGACGGAGAAATTGTCCATATGTCTTGCATTTGGTGTAACGCAATGTTGCTTCTTGCAGAGACAGGCAGCCACTGATGGTGGATTCCAAGGTAGACTAAACAAAGCTACTGACACCTGTTATGCTTTCTGGTGAGTTTGAATTGCTTTATCTAATagatatcatttttatttctccTGGCCTGACAAGTTGATATTCTTGATTAGGGTGGGAGGAGTTTTAAAGATCTTGGGGGCTCACAAGTTCATCGACTATGAAGGCTTACGTAAATTTCTTTTCACCTGTCAATCCCAGGTGCTGCggtttctcctctttcttttttctcatcTATGATTGCTCGAACATTAGCACCGACCTTTTTCAGCAAGCTAAAattcaaacctttttttttgttgttgttctacAGTATGGTGGTTTTGGTAAGACTCCGGAGCAGCTGCCAGATCTTTACCATGCCTACTATGGATTTTGTGCATTTAGTATGTTAGAGGAACCTGGCCTCAAATCGATCTGCACTGAGCTGGGTATAACAAATGGACCTGTGCAGCTGCTATAAATCATGCTCCACGCTCATGATCACAACGATTTGCAAGGCTCAGGTACAATTAAGTTGCTTGGAGATAGAATTGATActttttatctatttcttttCGTCTTTTCCgtgtattattaaattatagcaTATTTgattcaagattttttttggcATTGATGATACAGCTTTATTTTCACCTTGTTTTGTTCATTTGAAAGTGATCGCTTAATTGTTGtagcatttttgacattttgcTCCGAGATAGTGGCTTTGTCACAAGTAGTCGCCTATCTAATTATCGGTTTTTCTAGTGGTAAGAGCGTAACACGTGATATGTGGATTAAGTGCATGTCATGGGTTCGGATCCTGCCAACAAAAGCCTAGTATTTAAGCGGAAAATAGTAAGTGGGCTCATTGTCCATCAAGTTTTCGACCTTGTACAATTGGCTTTCGGGGATCTGttggttatcaaaaaaaaaaaagattctgaTTAATCATGGTTTGCGGATCTGTTGGTTATCCAAAAAAAGATTTGGATTAATCATGGATCGTGGAACCCTACTTTGTGGAATTATACAAGGTATGTTGTGGGTCCCCCTCCAGACTACGTGGAGCGGTGGTGACAAGTTCACAACAGACGACCTCATGGGTGTAAAGTGTACTCACAATCATCAATCCACAATCAAGTAAGGTTATTTAACTCATAAGCTAGTCAATACATTAGTTCTATGTGTGTAGTAAAATTTTCGATTCGATAGAGTCCTCCTCGTCTTCAAATCTTGGGTCCACATTTACATGTAAAACTCATGAAAAGGAGGATACACTTTTTATCctttgtatttttcattttcgaGATATGAATTTTAGACTTCTGATCAAGGATGTGGGGTTATTGTTCATTCCACCTCAACTTTGTATTTTAATCAAGGTgtctttcattttcattttgatgattctatttagtaatattttcatttgtacttatataatatagtaatatatacataaagaaaAAGGTTGGTAAAGGCAAATGGACCAAATGATTCTTTAAGGTGAATTTTACCTTTCGGTCTGCGACACGAGATATAATCACGGGTAAGTGTACATGTTTGTTCTTTACAGAAAATGCCAATTTTTCACCACTCTccacaatttattattttcatctctCCTACTTTTGTCATTATGTTTTAGTTGGTACTTTTATCTTTGGTccaacttttatataatttcactaaaaatgaaaagtacTTAAAGAAACGACAAGTTGTTAATTCAAAATTCTGATACACATGAATCCATATAGAGATGTGATAGAAAAGAATCGAATTGATCAGGCTTGATGATAGAAAAAAGTAAATCAAAATTAGTATTTGATCGTAAAAGAAGTAGGGTTATGGACATCATAATTATCTATCTAAATCAAACATTCAAAATATATTGGGATTATTGAAAATGACATAACATTTCTGGTCATAGTTATCACCTTTTATCATTAAGTAGGGATGTTGAATTTGAGTTTAAAAAATGGACACTATTTTGATAAAGAATGTTTTGTTAGATTTTGAGTTTGAACTCTAACAATAGACTCTTTTCATATGAATTTATTTGATGCaaattcattaatatatttCAGATGTTAATTGGTGAGTATTTAAAGGggaaaatgtatttattttcattttaaagttttttattagacgggaaaatttaaaaagtgaaaaaagaaggcttttcttgatctATTTGTCTcagttttttattaaaaaaaagtgaaaatgtataaacccaaaaaaaatcaagaaagtgCTTTAGTGGTGGGTCAATCaattttcaaatgaaaattatacatgtgttaaagaaaagaaattagtGAAAGATCATTATGATTCAAGAGCATGCATAAAAAGATGGAAAAGTAAGAAAATTTCAACCACAACCACAATATTCTCCGTATAATTTTACAAGTGAATCtgaatagaataaaatatacataaattttactcataaattATGATGTATAGAGTGTTTTCAACATACTCTCGGCTCAAGATTAAACAATCGAAACTAACAATGTGGGTTCATATTATGGTAACAACTCGATTCGGTGAAGGAACTGATCACATTGAATTTCATATACACAACTTTTTCTTGCATTTCTATCATTATCTACTTGAATTCATGATCTTTTTATTAcatgaaaacaatttttttttctttggtagTGTTGTCATTATCTCCTTGAATGATTACAGGTGTATTTTTGACTGAAATTGAATAGAAACAAACCAACCCCCCACCCTCCATCAAATAACCACTTGCATAGTGGAATCTGGACATTATTTGCAGTGAAGCAGACTGCAAAGAATGTTGTTCCCCCTTTGAAAATTTCAGAAAACATTGCATTGTGAGTATTGTGACTTGGCTTTTATTCATTAGCTTTACCTTTAACTTAACTTCATTCAAGTATGATAACAGAACTTCACTCATAgtctaaaatacaaataaaaaaatggtcAACTTTTAAGTATCAGATTATGACTCATCACTTGTTATGCTAACACTTTGTAACTCTGTATAGATATCATGCAAGAAATTCCACTAATATTGCACTATGACTAGGCTTTTAGTCATTAACTTCACCTCTTAAATCACCAAGATGATGCAAGCAAAATAAACTCATATactaataaaacaaagaaaagtgAGTCATTCTCTTTAGTACAATCAAATGGATGGGTTGGTTGGTGggggttgggggtggggggaTGAAACAAAATTTTACTCTTGTTGGTTCACCTGTTGGATTGGAGGTGAAGAAGCTAAAGGTAGTAC
This DNA window, taken from Solanum lycopersicum chromosome 5, SLM_r2.1, encodes the following:
- the LOC101263319 gene encoding geranylgeranyl transferase type-1 subunit beta, which gives rise to MAEEDSDFLSLSDLESELDSISIPMFFDKNRHICYLEMMLELLPSPYQSQEINRLTLAYFVVCGLDILRSLDRVDKEGVINWVLSLQTHLQDEAELSNGQFYGFHGSRSSQFQPNDYGNAIPNCSHLASTYCALSILKTLGYDLTLMDSMSIIKSMKNLQQHDGSFMPIHSGAETDLRFVYCAAAISSMLENWSGIDKEKAKEYIINCQSYDGGFGLTPSSESHGGATFCAVASLRLMGLIEDDILSKNVSSCFIDVPLLLDWCLQRQAATDGGFQGRLNKATDTCYAFWVGGVLKILGAHKFIDYEGLRKFLFTCQSQYGGFGKTPEQLPDLYHAYYGFCAFSMLEEPGLKSICTELGITNGPVQLL